GTTTGTTCCagggttatgtttagttccagggttaattcacttagttgatacactttaatttggttgctgtactgtaactaggatattcaattacaaaggtccccaactgtaactgtaaaactgaaacttgctgaaataaaactacaaacaagttggcagaagtctaaaaaacaaagagctacagcccaggtagatgtgaaactaaaaaaacaaactcaagccctggagcagtcatgtgacaaatttatcaacagttcttgttgagaaagattattattattctggatacagtggaaacagaaactataaatatAGTTATATTTTGAACCTGCTTATATTGTAAGCAAggtattatatacataaatgtaattggagtctaaaaccacaaaaaattgcaccactttaaaaagaaaatagactaatataagacctctttacatggAGTATAAGACAAAAGAGGAGTAGAaactttggacattttttaatcCTAAAATctgttaattaaaataaaagtactccaagagtttttttcaatatgtacatatgtaaattgtatatgactgtgaataatttatatgttttatataaacAGGTAAATGTGTGAATTGTTTATATTGTAATAGTTGTATGGAGTTCATTTGGGTCGTTCTGCGCTTGTACAACTTgtggtgatgacgcgctggtgacaacataatccaagatggcggcggcccagaCTCCAGCCAagattatttaataagagcctttaAAGACATGatttaatgaaaagagtggatggacggaagcataaaaaTGCGAACTTTCACACGGACATACAGGGACTTATTAGACACACACGGGCCTCGGAAAACGGAACAGGTTTCGTTAaccggcaggcactaggacccagaggcggtgtaaatgcgtccccgtactgcatgcacaggctgtaatatcaccaagtttatcatttcaCCAGTTGTTAGGGCTACTATcgttaccagggagcaactgtGTATTCCTGGTgactgttttctggagttttactgggctgtagccagacacacacacaaacacacacatacagcagtcgctacagtcgctTACTGAAAGCATCTTATACAAACCCCaaggaaacaaacagagcaaacTGTGGAAACGAACTAGTGTGGGCatttaggaaaaataaaaaaaagaatcagaaaacaaacatcttcgtaacggtTCCGGAACCGGACGTTTGGAACCGGTAACTAtttggaaccggttctcagTGCCCAACAATATTACTGAGGGATGGAGAAGggctctcaacactcagactcatgtgatgaatgaactcaaaagcaagcaggagctgcttttggatcgtttACGCAGAAATGAATccaacttggagaagttgaGTGCCCATCTTGCAAGTTAAGGCCACTTTATTGGATTAATACTGAGAGAACTGGGACACAAGGCTATTGACAATGACCTAGCCtaaatcaaaaacacattgtttatcTTCTTTTGGCTCCCAACACCAGCTATCCAAGGCAGTCTCAtctatcaccaggaagtttctgcagaagaTGCTCCGCCCCCACCACTGAAGATGATGTCTGTGCGTTACAGACCCTGGCTGTGTGCACTTAAGTGTATATGACAATACAGTAGTGAACCtcaatccatttatttatttttaaattttttttattttaaatagggCAATAGGCTCATAAGTTTTTTGAGCAACCCCTGTTCAAAATTACTTACAGCGGCCGTGTTTCttactgtttttaatgtgtttttttctgtacgGTAACCTTGGGTACCTTGAAAGgcgcctttaaaaaaaacattatattttgttaaaaaaaatgttataaaaaggtgtccaaaaAAAATATTCGGTGTGTAAACAAACATTCCAAAAAACCTTATTGTGTAAACAACAATCTTGCAATTCTATTATGTCTGCCCCGCTGTTCCTTTGTAACAGGACCTGTATTGTGCATACTTCCACTAAGTAACTAATTATTATCCTAAACATAGTTATAGTATTGTAATATCTTACATGTGAAAGGTGATCTCACGGGATCCAACACAACGGTGATTCGAGCATTCGTAGGCCGCACAAAAGTTTGGCATTTTCACTTCAATTTTCAATCAATCTTCACTTAGCAATTTGCTATAGGAATCACAACGTAAGATGTTTTTAACAAACTTTTTTAACAAGTAAAATCTGGTGGTCTTAGTCTTACAAGACTATGCTGCATAATTAAGTCGTTTTTTGAAGAGAAAAGCTGCAATTTTAACATTTGCAAACATCCAGAATTGTAGCCACGTTAATAACGTTTGTAAGAAAGCAAACCGTATATAAATCCGTCAGGATTTCAGcgaaataaaagtatttacattCGGCAGATCACTCACTTTCTCTCAGGTTCCACAGACCCCGTCAAAGAAGATCCCGAGTCAAGATGGCCGCCGAGTTTACGTCATActgattgtatatgcgcatgcgcgcGCATGCGCACCAATGAAAAGCGaattattactaaaaaaaaaaaaaaacaaaaaaaacattattgtttatttttgttttcaaagtgaacggacacgtgttttaatagtttattgGATAATGTTAGGAGCTAGAGTTAGGTTAAGGTTATAATTtcaggtaaactcagaccgtgacgcCAGTGATGACGTAGCGCCCGAACGTTGTCAGGTAGTCATGGAAATGTACTGAGCAAAATCTTCAGGACGTTCGAATTCAGAAACGTCAAAAGAAAGTCTGATATCCTTAAAACACCCACGTAAAgattgaccagcagatgtcctcagtgagcaaagTCAGTTTCTTTTTGTATTGTAAACTTTAGTGACTAATTCAGTGATATTCCTGAATCAAATTAGTAAACACTGCTTGTTttataatattgtaaatgtatttacatattCAGTGATAAACCTGtgtaaatgagctgatattgtaaaggtattgtcatttttatttttttaaatcctgcaTATTaagttaatgtttgtttttggaataatttagtaaaaatgttattataattctgtgtattttattgcttacttttgttttgtttccagaaaaatgttgtgattaaTGATAAAATCAACTGGAAATCTCatgtaaaacatgtacaaagcaaACCGTCAAGAAGCATTTCAGTTTTGAGCAAAGCAAAACATATTCTGGAGAATAATTCACTCTATATTCTCTATTGTTCACTGATTTCACTATATTTACACTATTCTGCAGAGGTTTGGGgtaatatttacaaatgtacaATACAATCACTGTCGCTAGTGCAGAAAAGcgctataaaaaataattattaataccGGTTATAGAGATTACACAAACTCCAgattcttaaaataaaaaaaatagatgggAGTTATAGGCTGAGGGGGGAGTTCAACTTAAAACACCTGTGAGCATGAACAATGTTCAAATAGTTCTGTGCTTCTGTTTGTGGGGTGAGGTTGTGGAACAGTTTGGGTGTGGAGCTCGAGCATTATCCAATCATGATCCAGTTTAAAAGTGGTACAAACACATGGTTTTTACGAGGTACAGGGAGGAAGAAGAGCTTTAACAATTGGATgttttcataaattatttatatttgtttatttactctattttcttttttgtatatgtataaatgtatacAGGAGTTGTTAATTAAGCAGTGGAGAAGGTTTAGGTTTAAATAAGCTTATTCTTCATCCTACTCCTTTTCAGACATGCTGGGTCTTATTAATATTGTTGATTTGAATATTCttgttgatttgttgtttgtttgtttttcagtttactTTATTGTGCTACTTGCATATGTTAGAAataaaatttgagaaaaaatctCAAGTTCTGGTGTTTTCCTTCTCTGTCTTTCAGTCATGACTCGTAGAAGCAAACGCCTGACAACTAAAGGTTATTACCATCTGGACAAAGATTCCAACAGCAGGGAGACAAACATTTCATACCATGAAAACACTGTCAAGCCTTACAAGAGGAGAAGTCGATCCAAGTCCAAATCCAGCAGGGATGCTGGTACGACTTCCCAGACTTCAGCGTCAGTCAGCCAACCTGACAAAGCTGCCAGTGTCGACCACAGCGATCATATGAATGAGGCTTTTGCAGTTCTCATTCTCCTCTCTTTTCTATTCTTAAATGTTTGGTGGGTACCTCACTTTGTCGCCTCTTTCTTCTCACTTCTCGCCCCTGCTGTTCCCATTTCTCCTCCTCTGCCCAATGACATCCCTGTGAACAGCCCTGGTAAAGTCCAACCCTCAATGGAAACCAGTTACATATCTGCTGAGCCAGATCCAGACGCCGTGTCCGCTGCTGAGTATACACAGATGGAGCGTCTTTTGGTGGACATGCAACTGAAGCAGAAGCTTCTTGAGGAGATAAAGCAAAAAGTGCAGATGGATATCCAGGATATAATCACCCAGCTGAAAGAAGTGGTCTCGGACAGTCGTCTGAATCTGAAACAGGAGGTTTCTACTCTGGAAAAACTGATCTTTGACTCCCAGGgtgacagccaatcagctgctgCCAGTATGAAGCTGAAGAGCAAGATCTTGGAGGTTCAGAATGTCAAGCTTTCCGAGGATCTGTCGTCCATCAAAGCGACGCCCCCTCCAGTCCCACCTCCTGACACTAGCTCCCGTCCTGTCCAATATCTCACCCCAGAGCTGGAGCAGGCTATGGAGAAGTGGTTCAATGCCCGTATGCAGGAGCACGAGGCCATTCGATCAAGCCAAGGCACTGACTGTGTACATCCAAGGGCTGACAGAATGCCAGATTTTGCTTTGGAAAGTCAAGGTGGCAGTGTAATCAGCAGCCGGTGTTCAGAGACGTACAGCCGCTCAgcctttttgacattttttggtttCCGGCTGATGTATCCGTCAGACGGTCCACGCACTGTTATTCAGGACCACCCCGTGCTTCAGCCAGGTAAATGCTGGGCCTTCTATGGTGGGCAGG
The genomic region above belongs to Gouania willdenowi chromosome 10, fGouWil2.1, whole genome shotgun sequence and contains:
- the LOC114471222 gene encoding SUN domain-containing protein 1-like, which encodes MTRRSKRLTTKGYYHLDKDSNSRETNISYHENTVKPYKRRSRSKSKSSRDAGTTSQTSASVSQPDKAASVDHSDHMNEAFAVLILLSFLFLNVWWVPHFVASFFSLLAPAVPISPPLPNDIPVNSPGKVQPSMETSYISAEPDPDAVSAAEYTQMERLLVDMQLKQKLLEEIKQKVQMDIQDIITQLKEVVSDSRLNLKQEVSTLEKLIFDSQGDSQSAAASMKLKSKILEVQNVKLSEDLSSIKATPPPVPPPDTSSRPVQYLTPELEQAMEKWFNARMQEHEAIRSSQGTDCVHPRADRMPDFALESQGGSVISSRCSETYSRSAFLTFFGFRLMYPSDGPRTVIQDHPVLQPGKCWAFYGGQGTLLISLSHPVSITHVTLDHVPRYNTPTGHIDSAPKDFEVFGMNNENEAGTLLGRFTYDQNGEPTQTFELPSPSDIHHFVKLRVLTNWGQDEYTCLYRFRVHGKMA